One window from the genome of Calliopsis andreniformis isolate RMS-2024a chromosome 12, iyCalAndr_principal, whole genome shotgun sequence encodes:
- the Prp3 gene encoding pre-mRNA processing factor 3, with the protein MAYLTRKEIDEMKPQIEKAVHKFLGFGEPAIVTTAVNCITSGYDKRKTADKLSALLEDKKASKLTEKIFAIYDDAKAAQKSKKRNHVEDKDKDKDAKKPRFRDDDIKNEKTTEAQLSADKIRQMMANAQREIEERKRALKAIKQEEVTPVKPLLKTRDSLPTVGSMYNQGLLSKTDSDKARKLAALQAQIRSKLSSGLLGNVSVPDKPTPLILDESGRTVDITGKEVQLTQVVPTLKANIRAKKREEFKAQLQESKGPEEIQDTHFFDTRIGVKPAVRGKRTLKFHEPGKFQQLAERIRMKAQLEKLQNEISQIARKTGISSATKLALIAPKTEALSEDVPNVEWWDSVILTGGYPNEDEQTAIKNSTITNLVEHPTQMRPPTDPLKPIYMPVFLTKKERKKLRRQNRREAWKEEQEKIRLGLEPPPEPKLRISNLMRVLGTEAVQDPTKIEAHVRQQMAKRLKAHEDANAARRLTADQRREKKARKLKEDTTLGVHVAVYRIRELLNNASKKFKVETNAKQLYLTGCVMLFRDCNVVVVEGGAKQLSKYKQLMMHRIKWEEDIIKDNDGNDVPNKCVLVWEGTSKTRHFGEIKFKVCPIEKMAREHFKKHQVEHYWDLAYSGAVLDNTDDIRS; encoded by the exons ATGGCGTATTTAACGAGGAAAGAAATAGATGAGATGAAACCGCAAATCGAAAAGGCGGTTCACAAATTCCTTGGTTTTGGGGAACCTGCTATCGTTACCACGGCTGTCAATTGTATCACTTCTGGCTACGATAAACGTAAAACAGCAG ATAAATTGTCTGCATTACTAGAAGACAAAAAGGCAAGCAAGTTAACTGAAAAAATATTTGCAATATACGATGATGCTAAAGCAGCACAAAAAAGTAAAAAGAGAAACCATGTGGAAGATAAAGACAAGGATAAAGATGCTAAGAAACCTAGGTTTAGAGACGATgacataaaaaatgaaaaaactaCTGAAGCACAATTATCTGCAGATAAG ATACGACAAATGATGGCTAATGCCCAAAGAGAGATCGAGGAAAGGAAAAGGGCACTAAAAGCTATAAAACAGGAAGAGGTAACACCTGTAAAACCACTACTTAAAACACGGGATTCGTTACCTACAGTAGGAAGCATGTATAACCAAGGCTTATTAAGCAAAACAGATTCAGACAAAGCACGAAAACTTGCTGCTTTACAAGCTCAAATTAGAAGTAAACTAAGTTCAGGATTACTGGGTAACGTCAGTGTTCCTGACAAACCAACTCCATTGATCTTGGATGAGTCTGGAAGAACTGTGGACATAACAGGCAAGGAAGTGCAGCTGACCCAAGTGGTGCCAACGCTGAAAGCTAATATTCGAGCAAAGAAACGAGAGGAGTTCAAGGCGCAGTTACAAGAGTCCAAAGGCCCAGAAGAAATTCAAGACACTCACTTTTTCGATACCAGAATAGGTGTTAAACCAGCGGTGCGTGGTAAACGTACATTAAAGTTCCATGAGCCAGGAAAGTTTCAACAGTTAGCGGAAAGAATTCGTATGAAGGCTCAGCTAGAAAAGTTACAGAATGAAATTAGTCAAATTGCTAGGAAAACTGGTATAAGCTCGGCTACTAAACTAGCGCTTATAGCGCCGAAAACAGAAGCTCTTAGCGAAGATGTGCCTAATGTAGAGTGGTGGGACTCAGTCATTTTAACAGGTGGATATCCGAATGAAGATGAACAAACGGCAATTAAAAATTCTACGATTACTAATTTAGTAGAACATCCCACGCAAATGAGACCACCTA CTGACCCATTGAAACCCATTTATATGCCTGTATTCTTAACAAAGAAAGAACGCAAAAAATTACGCAGACAAAATAGGCGAGAAGCATGGAAGGAAGAACAAGAAAAAATTCGATTGGGTCTTGAACCTCCGCCAGAACCAAAATTGCGAATTTCAAATCTCATGAGAGTATTAGGTACAGAAGCGGTACAGGATCCTACGAAAATAGAAGCTCACGTTCGACAACAAATGGCTAAGAGATTAAAGGCACACGAGGATGCTAATGCAGCTCGAAGGCTCACGGCAGATCAACGACGTGAAAAGAAAGCAAGGAAACTTAAGGAGGATACTACGCTTGGGGTACATGTAGCTGTTTATAG AATACGCGAGCTGTTAAATAATGCTTCAAAGAAGTTTAAAGTGGAAACGAATGCGAAACAGCTGTATCTCACAGGCTGTGTAATGCTTTTCCGAGATTGCAATGTTGTTGTTGTAGAAGGAGGAGCAAAACAATTAAGTAAATACAAACAATTAATGATGCATCGCATCAAATGGGAAGAAGACATAATAAAAGATAACGACGGCAACGATGTGCCGAACAAGTGTGTTCTTGTATGGGAAGGTACCAGTAAAACACGTCATTTTGGTGAAATCAAGTTTAAAGTTTGTCCTATCGAGAAAATGGCTCGAGAGCACTTTAAAAAGCACCAAGTCGAACATTATTGGGATTTAGCTTATAGCGGGGCGGTTCTTGATAACACAGACGATATTCGCTCTTAG